From the genome of Vibrio porteresiae DSM 19223, one region includes:
- a CDS encoding outer membrane lipoprotein-sorting protein, with protein sequence MKRFVVPRSLATVLYGIWALTLFSSVILSPVVVNTVYAADADKGLSIANERKARDRGWQDNTADVQMILKNAQGDESIRIMRMKTLEVSQDGDKGLTIFDEPRDVQGTVFLSYSHVQGDDDQWLYLPALKRVKRISSQNKSGPFMGSEFSYEDLSSFEVGKYHFTYLRDETLDGVPCFVVEQVPVDRMSGYTKMIVWVDKAEYRPMKTEYYDRKKALLKTLTLSDYHQYLDHYWRALTLEMINHQSGKSTILKTSNIQFKTGLTERDFNQNIMTRMR encoded by the coding sequence ATGAAACGCTTTGTTGTCCCACGATCTTTGGCTACCGTGTTATACGGTATCTGGGCGCTGACACTCTTTTCCTCTGTGATACTCAGCCCTGTGGTGGTCAATACTGTCTACGCTGCGGATGCTGATAAAGGGTTGAGTATCGCCAACGAACGTAAAGCGCGCGATAGAGGCTGGCAAGACAATACGGCCGATGTTCAGATGATTTTAAAAAATGCCCAGGGCGATGAAAGTATCCGCATCATGCGCATGAAAACCCTTGAAGTCAGTCAAGATGGCGATAAAGGATTAACCATCTTTGATGAACCAAGAGACGTCCAAGGCACGGTGTTCCTCTCCTATTCCCATGTGCAGGGAGACGATGACCAATGGCTCTATCTTCCAGCGTTAAAACGCGTAAAACGAATCTCATCCCAAAATAAATCCGGTCCATTTATGGGCAGCGAATTCTCCTATGAGGATTTGAGTTCCTTTGAGGTAGGCAAATATCACTTTACCTATCTGCGCGATGAAACCTTAGATGGCGTGCCCTGTTTTGTCGTGGAGCAGGTGCCAGTGGATCGCATGTCTGGTTATACCAAAATGATTGTGTGGGTCGATAAAGCCGAATATCGTCCGATGAAAACCGAGTATTACGATCGCAAAAAGGCGCTGCTCAAAACTCTAACGTTAAGCGATTACCATCAGTATCTTGACCACTATTGGCGCGCGCTGACCTTAGAGATGATCAATCATCAGTCAGGGAAAAGCACCATACTCAAAACCAGCAATATCCAGTTTAAAACGGGCTTAACCGAGCGCGACTTCAATCAAAACATTATGACGCGGATGAGATGA
- a CDS encoding right-handed parallel beta-helix repeat-containing protein: MFWKLFKRYFLFCGLVFNVGLLYSVYSFSHALFDGQTVPGVFFKMAGKLTAHNSTRSVGDVLMSIGNALDTPVYYWQPYDRQQWPTVGPDYASPPSIGVEPRKSFYVVNTNELIDAIHYSKPGTTIVVADGDYTLQAKRFETSNDEPTKYNPIVLKAEHPGKARLLMTSLEGLYIARPFWTITGFQFVGQCPNQNSCEHAIHVVGGAHNVQIINNEFIDFNAAVKVNGNAGMYPDDGKVLYNNFHFTKPRETIYSVTPINIDHANNWVVSHNIIRDFVKSAGNKISYGVFMKGGSNNGIIENNLVLCNSTKQRYPGSTIGISAGGGGMEDRRGGVRYQTNKLIIRNNIVFHCSDVGIYLNGGRDTLINNNTVYNTNGIDVRFEESSAMIFNNIVSGHVRVRDDAKVIAQAGNKIYPRGFFTNKEELNSLFVSPETGNFTFADSKTDLSKGASPYPLQQNEKLADFCGDDIANKQQFIGAFQNSSGCFYPTK, translated from the coding sequence ATGTTCTGGAAGCTGTTCAAGCGCTATTTTCTTTTCTGTGGTTTAGTATTCAACGTTGGGCTTCTTTATTCAGTTTATTCTTTTAGTCATGCTCTTTTTGATGGTCAAACTGTACCCGGTGTTTTCTTTAAAATGGCAGGGAAATTAACTGCGCATAATTCCACTCGCTCGGTGGGTGATGTGTTGATGTCAATTGGCAATGCGTTAGATACGCCCGTCTATTATTGGCAGCCTTATGATCGTCAACAGTGGCCAACGGTTGGACCTGACTACGCGTCGCCTCCTAGCATAGGTGTTGAACCAAGAAAAAGCTTCTATGTGGTTAATACTAATGAATTAATTGATGCGATCCATTATTCAAAACCCGGCACCACGATTGTTGTGGCTGATGGGGATTACACCTTACAAGCCAAACGGTTTGAAACCAGTAATGATGAACCGACCAAATACAACCCAATTGTTCTCAAAGCGGAACATCCGGGTAAAGCTCGGCTATTAATGACCTCCTTAGAGGGGCTTTACATCGCTCGACCATTTTGGACGATTACCGGCTTTCAGTTCGTTGGTCAGTGTCCTAACCAAAACTCCTGTGAACATGCTATTCACGTGGTGGGTGGCGCGCATAATGTACAGATTATAAATAATGAGTTTATCGATTTTAACGCGGCAGTTAAGGTCAATGGTAATGCAGGGATGTATCCCGACGATGGTAAAGTGCTTTATAACAATTTCCATTTTACCAAACCGAGAGAAACAATATATTCAGTCACACCAATTAATATTGACCATGCGAATAATTGGGTGGTGTCACATAATATTATTCGCGACTTTGTTAAAAGTGCCGGAAATAAAATCAGCTACGGCGTGTTTATGAAAGGTGGTTCAAATAATGGGATTATTGAAAACAACTTAGTGTTATGTAATTCCACCAAACAACGCTACCCGGGCTCCACCATCGGTATTTCAGCGGGTGGTGGTGGTATGGAAGATCGCCGTGGTGGTGTGCGTTACCAAACCAACAAGTTGATTATCCGCAATAACATCGTGTTCCACTGCAGTGATGTCGGCATCTACCTCAATGGCGGTCGCGATACATTGATCAACAACAACACCGTTTATAACACCAATGGTATTGATGTGCGTTTCGAAGAAAGTAGTGCGATGATTTTCAACAATATTGTGAGTGGTCACGTGCGCGTGCGTGATGATGCTAAAGTGATTGCCCAAGCGGGAAATAAAATCTACCCACGGGGATTCTTTACCAATAAAGAAGAGCTAAATAGCCTATTTGTCTCTCCTGAAACGGGTAATTTCACCTTTGCAGACAGTAAAACCGATCTCTCCAAAGGCGCATCCCCTTATCCACTGCAGCAGAATGAAAAGCTGGCGGATTTTTGTGGTGATGATATTGCGAATAAGCAGCAGTTCATCGGCGCATTCCAAAACAGTTCGGGCTGTTTTTACCCCACTAAATAG
- a CDS encoding ParB/Srx family N-terminal domain-containing protein: MHLVPLSVLLATLGTLFSAASSAQAIDKVQVGDVVKVTLGELKPTQPSIGYDEVYYKLGRYQRDSKKLFDEICETFGQKGVKHFDKHSQPNQLDTFRCKEPVGTEKQAMKTVVIGPDNHYYLTDGHHTFTSFWQLPQGGASFPAYAVVSKDYRQHESMGDFWQSMILDNNAWLYNVSHNAISWQQLPKQLNLKEFDDDPYRSLLYFARGIAWDKPTAPVPFLEFYWADSLKSIFDVTHYNLNNEKSYIQAITDISDAMIHLTSANLGGSGYSATAMGQFKTVNKKELRKLSKPHSKVSDMIRYKHQ; this comes from the coding sequence ATGCATCTTGTTCCGTTAAGCGTGTTGCTAGCCACGCTCGGTACTCTCTTCTCAGCAGCCTCTAGTGCACAAGCGATTGATAAAGTTCAAGTCGGTGATGTGGTTAAAGTCACCTTAGGTGAGTTAAAACCCACCCAACCGTCGATTGGTTATGACGAGGTCTACTACAAACTGGGACGCTATCAACGGGACAGCAAAAAGCTTTTTGATGAGATCTGCGAAACCTTCGGTCAAAAAGGCGTGAAGCACTTCGATAAACACTCACAGCCTAACCAACTCGATACTTTTCGCTGTAAAGAGCCTGTTGGTACAGAAAAACAAGCGATGAAAACCGTCGTCATTGGCCCCGATAATCACTATTACTTAACGGATGGACACCACACCTTCACCTCGTTTTGGCAACTGCCACAAGGCGGCGCGAGTTTTCCAGCTTATGCGGTCGTCAGCAAAGATTATCGCCAACACGAGAGCATGGGCGATTTTTGGCAAAGCATGATTTTGGATAACAATGCATGGCTCTACAACGTAAGCCACAATGCCATTTCTTGGCAGCAGTTACCTAAACAATTAAATTTGAAAGAATTTGATGATGACCCGTACCGTTCACTGCTCTATTTTGCACGTGGGATTGCCTGGGACAAACCGACAGCGCCCGTGCCATTTTTGGAGTTCTACTGGGCTGACAGTCTTAAATCGATCTTTGATGTTACCCATTACAATTTGAATAATGAGAAAAGCTACATTCAAGCGATTACCGACATCAGTGATGCGATGATTCATCTCACCTCAGCCAATCTTGGCGGCTCCGGTTACAGCGCAACGGCGATGGGACAATTTAAAACGGTCAATAAAAAAGAGCTGCGCAAACTGTCTAAGCCACACAGTAAAGTCAGCGACATGATTCGTTATAAACATCAGTAA
- a CDS encoding reverse transcriptase/maturase family protein, producing MFEKIVEFDNLYFAAKEAEKGKRYKSPVMKYMESVEENIINAQNHLIWGSYTPSNHRRFAVYEPKLRIISAPPFSDRVVHHAIHRVIEPVINKRFIYDSYACRKGKGTHAAADRAQSFIRIVKRNHGSVYALKADIAKYFNSINHATLKYIVGTHINCKRTLVLLEKIIDHSDTDNAGVGIPIGNLTSQLFANMYLNELDQFVKHGLREKFYVRYMDDFIIIHHDKEHLQRVRKTIEEWLSVNLQLKTNNKTQVFPISSGNGRALDFVGYRIYATHKLLRKCTQKRFKHKIKRLRKLYAQGEVELDDISPIISSYLGCAKHAQSYDFIKYVLSVPFVRSKDECSV from the coding sequence ATGTTTGAAAAAATAGTCGAATTCGACAATTTATACTTCGCTGCAAAAGAAGCAGAAAAGGGGAAAAGATATAAATCCCCCGTTATGAAGTACATGGAAAGCGTTGAAGAGAACATAATTAATGCGCAGAACCATCTAATATGGGGCTCATACACCCCTTCTAATCACCGAAGATTTGCAGTATACGAGCCAAAACTTCGAATCATATCGGCACCTCCTTTTTCAGATCGAGTTGTGCATCATGCAATCCATAGAGTGATAGAGCCGGTAATCAATAAAAGATTTATATATGATAGTTACGCTTGCCGGAAGGGCAAGGGCACACACGCCGCCGCTGATCGTGCTCAGTCGTTCATCAGAATTGTAAAAAGGAACCATGGCTCCGTATATGCTCTAAAAGCTGACATTGCAAAGTACTTCAACTCAATAAACCACGCTACATTGAAGTACATTGTTGGAACCCATATTAATTGTAAGAGAACGTTGGTTCTTTTAGAAAAAATAATAGACCATTCAGATACAGATAATGCGGGGGTGGGAATCCCGATCGGAAATCTAACCAGCCAACTATTTGCCAACATGTATTTAAATGAGCTGGATCAGTTTGTAAAGCATGGTTTGAGGGAAAAGTTTTATGTCAGATATATGGATGATTTCATTATTATCCATCATGATAAAGAGCACTTACAGAGAGTGAGAAAAACTATTGAAGAGTGGCTAAGTGTTAATCTTCAACTAAAGACCAATAATAAAACTCAGGTGTTTCCTATTTCTTCTGGTAATGGGAGAGCTCTGGATTTTGTAGGCTACAGAATTTATGCAACCCATAAACTGCTTAGGAAGTGCACTCAGAAAAGGTTCAAGCATAAAATAAAAAGATTGAGAAAGTTGTATGCTCAAGGGGAAGTTGAACTCGATGATATCAGTCCAATCATCTCTAGTTATCTTGGGTGTGCCAAACATGCTCAGTCATACGATTTTATAAAATACGTTCTATCAGTTCCATTTGTAAGGAGTAAAGATGAGTGTTCCGTTTAG
- the avd gene encoding diversity-generating retroelement protein Avd produces the protein MDYGEVNNELSIQVKTREMMTYAFVCLRQFPKSEKFILAADIRRAMYLILRLTIVASKRYHKKTTIQDLDIELATLKNMIRIAYDLHYIDMKKYEIWVRHVSELGRMTGGWLKSL, from the coding sequence GTGGATTATGGTGAAGTGAATAACGAATTATCAATACAGGTTAAAACTAGAGAAATGATGACTTATGCCTTTGTCTGTTTGCGGCAATTTCCTAAGTCAGAAAAATTCATTCTAGCAGCTGACATTAGGAGAGCTATGTACCTAATTCTCAGGCTTACTATTGTGGCGTCAAAGAGGTACCACAAGAAAACAACAATCCAAGATTTAGATATAGAGCTAGCGACGTTAAAAAACATGATCAGAATCGCATACGACCTTCATTATATTGATATGAAGAAATATGAAATATGGGTTAGGCATGTTTCTGAACTTGGAAGAATGACTGGGGGATGGTTGAAGTCCCTATAA
- a CDS encoding DUF6453 family protein, with product MSSGFQSVNNNGTFQVDSKTLTFVLDRVITASTIPTNYNHSYAEISYNDGEIIALRCSDYINLDWAGNGRAIIRGVGKSSANASVQFTAYIFSNKPSNPASGVGLQVFNTSGQCVYYSGDKNLAFAGFVSGHGTFSYVSGRTYAAIFINIKSEFVTNYFGVQGNMIYVQSRTASYITNAPNGITAAYVADYSYSTQMRSSGYYPNDSWSSPACNLAIIDVTGFA from the coding sequence ATGAGCTCTGGCTTTCAATCGGTCAATAACAATGGGACTTTTCAGGTTGACTCAAAAACCCTGACATTCGTTCTTGACAGAGTTATTACAGCATCCACAATTCCGACAAATTATAACCATTCATATGCAGAAATAAGTTACAACGATGGTGAAATAATTGCGTTACGTTGTAGCGATTATATAAATCTCGATTGGGCCGGAAATGGCAGGGCAATAATCAGAGGTGTCGGGAAGTCGTCTGCTAATGCTTCTGTACAGTTTACGGCTTACATATTTTCTAATAAGCCATCTAATCCAGCGAGCGGAGTTGGATTGCAGGTATTCAACACTTCTGGTCAGTGCGTATATTATTCTGGCGACAAAAACTTGGCATTTGCAGGATTCGTTTCTGGGCATGGAACTTTTTCTTATGTATCTGGTAGAACTTACGCTGCAATTTTTATAAATATAAAAAGTGAGTTTGTAACAAATTACTTTGGTGTCCAAGGAAATATGATTTACGTACAGAGTCGCACAGCTAGCTATATAACAAATGCACCAAATGGAATAACTGCCGCATATGTTGCTGACTACAGTTATTCAACACAAATGAGAAGTAGCGGTTACTATCCTAATGATAGCTGGAGTAGTCCAGCTTGTAATCTCGCAATTATCGATGTGACGGGTTTTGCATAA